From the Bacillus sp. SM2101 genome, one window contains:
- the cysC gene encoding adenylyl-sulfate kinase, producing the protein MSSSKNIVWHETTITRKDRNSLNNHKSCVLWFTGLSGSGKSTLANAVEVKLHETSVRTYVLDGDNIRHGLNKDLGFSENDRKENIRRIGEVSKLFTDSGQIVLTAFISPFREDRNSVRELFSNHEFIEVYVKCPLEVCETRDPKGLYDKARKGEIPEFTGISSPYEPPEQPELIIESNKLSIEQSVEQVINYLKEKSIVK; encoded by the coding sequence ATGTCATCATCTAAAAACATCGTATGGCACGAAACAACAATTACTAGGAAAGATCGAAACAGCTTAAATAATCATAAAAGTTGTGTGTTATGGTTTACCGGACTTTCTGGATCTGGAAAGTCAACGCTTGCGAATGCAGTTGAAGTTAAACTTCATGAAACCAGCGTTAGAACTTATGTTTTAGACGGTGATAACATACGTCATGGTTTGAACAAAGACCTTGGCTTTAGTGAAAATGATCGTAAAGAGAACATACGGCGTATTGGAGAGGTATCTAAGCTATTTACAGATAGTGGTCAAATTGTTTTGACAGCTTTTATTTCACCGTTTAGAGAAGACCGTAATAGCGTAAGAGAGCTTTTTTCTAATCATGAGTTCATCGAAGTATACGTAAAGTGTCCACTTGAAGTATGTGAAACACGTGATCCAAAGGGGTTATATGACAAGGCACGGAAAGGTGAAATTCCTGAATTCACAGGCATTAGCTCACCATATGAGCCTCCTGAACAACCTGAATTGATTATTGAAAGCAACAAACTGTCAATAGAGCAATCTGTTGAACAGGTAATAAATTATTTAAAAGAAAAATCAATAGTAAAATAA
- a CDS encoding nitrite/sulfite reductase gives MAYVKTWENNEKLNKNEKQKLQKDGLEILNDIPHYAKNGFQSIPKDQWDYFKWAGLYLQKPKEDGYFMMRVNVPSGILTYDQANVLAGISKDYGRGVFDITTRQAVQFHWLTIEQIPDIFKRLESVGLSSVGACGDITRTIVGNPLAGIDGSELFDTEPIVKEVYEFFQHNEDFSNLPRKYKMSISANVHNAGHAEINCLAFIPATKEIDGKQVAGFHIKVGGGLSARPFLAQELDVFILPEKLKETAIAITTLFRDYGYREKRHLARLKFLVADWGVEKFKEKLEELTGPLLSKGKNELKEWNAGYFYGVHKQKQEGLSYVGFNVPVGRLTADEVFELARISKAYGNGEIRTCNSQNLIIPNIPDEQVDVLLKEQIFTRISINPRNFIAYSVSCTGIEYCNLALVETKERMRSIAEYLDEEIAIDHPVRLHMVGCPNSCGQRQIADIGLQGVKMKTKEKGMVEAFEIYVGGTLNNDGKFNEKLKGKVDADNLGPVLKDFLSYFKENKVEKESFYDFVGRVGIEPLQNELDQILAQI, from the coding sequence ATGGCATATGTGAAAACATGGGAAAACAATGAAAAATTAAACAAAAATGAAAAACAGAAGTTACAAAAAGATGGGTTAGAAATATTAAACGATATTCCACATTATGCGAAAAATGGTTTTCAATCTATCCCAAAAGATCAATGGGATTACTTTAAGTGGGCAGGCTTATACTTACAAAAGCCTAAAGAAGATGGATATTTTATGATGAGGGTTAATGTTCCTTCTGGAATTTTGACTTATGATCAAGCTAATGTATTAGCTGGGATTAGTAAAGATTATGGTAGAGGTGTTTTTGACATAACAACACGTCAAGCTGTACAGTTCCATTGGCTAACAATTGAACAAATTCCAGATATTTTCAAACGCTTAGAAAGCGTTGGTTTGTCTTCAGTTGGGGCTTGTGGAGATATTACTCGTACGATAGTTGGTAACCCGCTTGCAGGAATTGATGGAAGTGAACTGTTTGATACAGAACCTATTGTTAAAGAAGTATATGAATTTTTCCAGCATAATGAAGATTTCTCAAACCTTCCTAGAAAGTATAAAATGTCAATAAGTGCAAATGTCCATAATGCGGGGCATGCAGAAATAAATTGTTTAGCATTTATTCCAGCAACAAAAGAAATTGACGGAAAACAAGTTGCTGGATTCCATATTAAAGTAGGTGGAGGGCTTTCAGCACGTCCGTTTTTAGCACAAGAACTTGATGTATTCATACTTCCTGAAAAACTCAAGGAGACAGCAATAGCAATCACAACTTTATTTCGAGATTACGGTTATCGTGAAAAGCGCCATTTAGCACGGTTGAAATTTTTAGTTGCTGACTGGGGAGTAGAGAAATTCAAAGAAAAATTAGAAGAACTGACTGGACCATTACTTTCAAAAGGTAAAAATGAATTGAAGGAATGGAATGCAGGTTATTTTTATGGAGTACACAAACAAAAACAAGAGGGATTAAGTTATGTTGGCTTTAACGTGCCTGTAGGAAGGCTAACTGCTGACGAGGTTTTTGAGCTTGCTCGGATATCAAAAGCATACGGAAATGGTGAAATCCGCACTTGTAATTCTCAAAACTTGATCATTCCAAATATTCCAGATGAACAGGTAGATGTATTGTTAAAGGAACAAATCTTTACTAGAATTTCAATCAATCCTAGGAACTTTATTGCATATTCTGTCTCATGTACAGGTATTGAATATTGTAATTTAGCACTTGTAGAAACAAAAGAAAGAATGCGAAGTATTGCTGAATATTTAGATGAAGAAATTGCAATTGATCATCCTGTACGCCTTCATATGGTTGGCTGTCCAAATTCTTGTGGTCAACGTCAAATTGCAGATATTGGTTTACAAGGTGTGAAAATGAAAACAAAAGAAAAAGGTATGGTAGAGGCTTTTGAAATCTATGTTGGTGGTACACTGAATAATGATGGGAAATTTAATGAAAAATTAAAGGGAAAAGTTGATGCGGACAATTTAGGCCCAGTATTAAAAGATTTCCTAAGCTATTTCAAGGAGAATAAAGTAGAGAAAGAATCATTCTATGACTTTGTTGGTCGTGTAGGGATTGAACCGCTTCAAAACGAACTAGACCAAATTTTAGCACAAATATAA
- a CDS encoding DUF3906 family protein: MNLYKFEVKINEEIVDVVIASKSDDEAFRYVEIELEKHFLSMPDIDDITLYEKKIIRNGSGFVLA; this comes from the coding sequence GTGAATTTGTACAAATTTGAAGTGAAAATAAATGAAGAGATTGTAGACGTAGTCATTGCATCAAAAAGCGATGATGAAGCGTTTCGTTATGTAGAAATAGAGTTAGAAAAGCATTTTTTAAGTATGCCTGATATAGATGATATCACACTATATGAAAAGAAGATTATCCGCAATGGAAGTGGTTTTGTTTTAGCATAG
- a CDS encoding sirohydrochlorin chelatase, which translates to MKVKAILYIGHGSRVEEAKLQAVSFINEMKQLISIPIQEHCFLELASPTIAEGINNCVERGATEIIVVPILLLTAHHAKKDIPNELAKASTHFPDIVIKYGQPIGVHDKIIDILLERLHEKTTIIDGDTLILLVGRGSSDPDAPRDLRTIANLLLEQTGAGSVDTCFLAAAEPSFDDMLQQTIYSQYNKVLVLPYLLFTGILMKSMEHTIQSIASNEKEYILCNYLGYHKYLGDIIKERTEALL; encoded by the coding sequence ATGAAAGTGAAAGCTATTCTCTATATAGGGCATGGTAGTAGGGTTGAGGAAGCTAAACTTCAAGCTGTTTCTTTTATAAACGAAATGAAGCAACTAATTTCAATCCCCATTCAAGAACATTGTTTTTTAGAGCTAGCATCACCAACAATTGCTGAAGGAATTAACAATTGTGTGGAGCGAGGTGCTACTGAAATTATTGTTGTGCCAATTTTGTTACTTACCGCCCACCACGCAAAAAAAGATATACCAAACGAATTAGCAAAAGCTAGCACTCATTTTCCTGACATAGTAATTAAATATGGTCAACCTATAGGTGTTCATGACAAAATCATTGATATTTTGCTCGAAAGATTACATGAGAAAACAACAATTATTGATGGAGATACGTTAATTTTGCTCGTTGGTAGAGGTAGTAGTGATCCTGATGCTCCTCGTGATTTACGGACGATTGCCAATCTCTTACTTGAGCAAACAGGAGCAGGTTCAGTTGATACCTGTTTTTTAGCAGCAGCAGAGCCTTCTTTTGATGATATGTTACAGCAAACAATATATTCCCAATATAACAAAGTCCTTGTACTACCATATTTGTTGTTTACTGGTATACTAATGAAATCAATGGAGCACACAATTCAGAGCATAGCATCCAATGAAAAAGAATATATTTTATGCAATTATCTCGGTTATCATAAATATTTAGGAGATATCATTAAAGAGCGTACAGAAGCATTGTTATAA
- a CDS encoding NAD(P)-binding protein, protein MSSFPILVQLENRNAVVIGGGKVASRKVKHLIGAGANVVVVSPNINETMKTYVSNHQVVWKEKTFDPSDVDNAFVVIAATDNEIVNRAVAEATNCHTLLNVVDQPHLGNFTVPSILRRGKLSISVSTDGASPQLAKKIRDELTNQYDETYSHYVDFLYECRHIIKKNVKNPREKQELLLEILEPAYFSSLELREKILSKLKEINS, encoded by the coding sequence ATGAGTAGCTTTCCAATCTTAGTTCAACTGGAAAACAGAAATGCAGTAGTTATTGGTGGTGGTAAGGTTGCATCTCGAAAAGTTAAGCACTTAATCGGCGCAGGTGCTAATGTAGTCGTTGTAAGCCCAAATATAAACGAAACAATGAAAACCTATGTATCAAATCATCAGGTGGTTTGGAAAGAAAAAACGTTTGATCCTAGTGATGTAGATAATGCATTTGTAGTTATTGCAGCAACCGACAACGAAATCGTTAATAGAGCCGTCGCTGAGGCTACAAATTGTCACACACTATTAAATGTTGTAGATCAGCCTCACTTAGGAAATTTTACCGTTCCTAGTATATTACGGAGAGGAAAACTATCTATTTCAGTTTCAACTGATGGAGCTAGCCCTCAGTTAGCAAAAAAAATTCGAGATGAACTAACGAACCAATACGATGAAACCTATAGTCATTATGTAGACTTTTTATATGAATGTAGGCACATAATAAAAAAAAATGTGAAGAACCCACGAGAAAAGCAAGAGTTATTATTAGAAATTCTTGAACCTGCCTACTTTTCCTCATTAGAATTGCGAGAAAAAATATTATCAAAACTAAAAGAAATTAATAGCTGA
- a CDS encoding DUF2071 domain-containing protein translates to MSKNNGYHPIQHSSRQPLFKQIWEDLIFAHWPVCKRSLQKIIPYPLKLDCYEKQAWISIVFLSVSGMYVNGIPFLSLFKPFQQINVRTYVTYQGIRGVFFLKIHASNFIASRLATFFYHLPYTYSIISTDNDQNRYSYMCSQKQRQLSPLLHAHFTIDDEEFTPHNEDFASFLVNRYCLFIVNKHNNVYRGDLLHEPWLLRKGTCTSFDSSSFFGQNLSIIKEQPIVHYSSKKDALLWRLVNTTTL, encoded by the coding sequence ATGTCGAAGAATAACGGTTATCATCCCATACAACACTCAAGTCGTCAGCCATTATTTAAACAAATATGGGAAGATCTCATATTTGCTCATTGGCCTGTATGTAAACGATCTTTACAAAAGATCATCCCGTATCCATTAAAACTAGATTGTTACGAAAAACAAGCATGGATAAGTATCGTATTTCTTTCGGTGAGTGGCATGTATGTTAATGGCATCCCATTTTTATCGTTGTTCAAACCTTTTCAACAAATCAATGTAAGGACCTATGTTACATATCAAGGAATCCGAGGCGTCTTTTTTCTAAAGATTCATGCATCCAATTTCATCGCAAGCCGTCTTGCTACTTTTTTTTACCATTTACCATATACTTATTCTATAATATCAACCGACAACGACCAAAATCGATACAGCTATATGTGCTCTCAAAAACAGCGTCAACTCTCACCACTACTTCATGCACATTTTACGATTGATGATGAAGAATTCACTCCTCACAATGAAGATTTTGCGAGCTTTTTAGTAAATCGTTATTGTTTGTTTATCGTCAACAAACATAATAACGTCTACCGTGGAGATCTTCTACACGAACCTTGGCTGCTCCGAAAAGGCACTTGCACTTCCTTTGACAGTTCTTCTTTTTTTGGTCAAAATCTTTCTATAATTAAAGAACAACCTATCGTTCATTATTCATCTAAGAAAGATGCTTTATTATGGAGGTTAGTTAATACCACTACCCTTTAA
- the rsgA gene encoding ribosome small subunit-dependent GTPase A, whose amino-acid sequence MNLLTLGWNKQFEEAFLPYDNSEYTVGRVALEHKRMYRIFTEQGELLGEVSGKFRYNTQAREDFPAVGDWVVITTQPNEDRALIHAVLPRQSKFSRKSAGEVTEEQIVASNVNSIFLVAALNQDFNLRRLERYILLTWESGANPVIVLSKSDLCTDIEEKVAKVEAIAFGVPIHVISAKEDTGIESLQQYLTDGQTVALLGSSGAGKSTLSNKLYGKDVQAVQQVREGDDRGRHTTTHRELIVLTTGGIIIDTPGMRELQLWDSEDSVAQSFQDIEALSGQCRFTNCKHQSEPGCAVLSAIDQGVLEQSRFLSFVKITKELAYLERKADNKARIAERKKWKKISGDRTRFHRK is encoded by the coding sequence TTGAATTTATTAACTTTAGGATGGAATAAACAATTTGAAGAAGCATTTTTACCATACGATAACTCAGAATACACAGTAGGAAGAGTCGCATTAGAACATAAGCGGATGTACCGAATATTTACAGAGCAAGGAGAACTATTAGGAGAGGTTTCGGGAAAATTTCGTTACAATACTCAAGCTAGAGAAGATTTTCCTGCTGTTGGAGATTGGGTCGTAATTACAACACAACCAAATGAAGATAGAGCTTTAATTCATGCGGTGTTACCAAGGCAAAGTAAGTTTTCACGAAAAAGTGCAGGAGAAGTTACTGAAGAGCAAATTGTTGCATCAAATGTAAACTCTATCTTTTTAGTAGCTGCGTTAAATCAAGATTTCAACTTAAGAAGATTAGAAAGGTATATTTTGCTCACATGGGAAAGTGGCGCTAATCCCGTCATTGTTTTATCTAAAAGTGATTTATGTACCGACATTGAAGAAAAAGTAGCTAAAGTAGAAGCTATAGCATTTGGCGTTCCGATCCATGTCATTAGTGCTAAAGAGGATACAGGGATTGAAAGCCTGCAACAATATTTAACAGACGGTCAAACAGTTGCGTTGCTAGGCTCCTCAGGTGCTGGGAAATCTACGCTATCTAATAAACTATACGGCAAAGATGTTCAAGCTGTTCAACAAGTGCGTGAAGGTGATGATCGAGGTAGGCATACGACAACACACCGAGAACTAATCGTACTCACAACAGGAGGTATTATCATAGATACTCCAGGCATGAGAGAGTTGCAATTGTGGGATTCAGAGGATAGTGTGGCACAAAGCTTTCAAGACATAGAAGCACTATCAGGGCAGTGTAGGTTTACAAATTGCAAGCATCAGTCTGAACCTGGTTGTGCAGTGTTATCCGCGATTGATCAAGGTGTACTAGAGCAAAGCCGATTTCTAAGCTTTGTAAAAATTACAAAAGAGCTTGCTTATCTTGAAAGAAAAGCAGACAACAAGGCTAGAATAGCTGAGCGGAAAAAGTGGAAAAAAATAAGTGGCGATAGAACAAGGTTTCATCGTAAATAA
- a CDS encoding NADPH-dependent FMN reductase — translation MDTQKAKILGFAGSLRKESYNRALLQEAIRLSPQQMEINIFDLSDIPMFNEDLEKNGDPSIVTKFKKAIQESDGLLIVTPEYNGAVPGVLKNALDWASRGGKEAPLLKKPIAIMGGTPGRAGTAQAQAQLRQILTSTRSLVMVEPQVLISGVHNLFNEQGELVDERTSQYVERLVHSFDKWIKHFQ, via the coding sequence ATGGACACACAAAAAGCAAAAATTTTAGGTTTTGCAGGTAGTTTACGAAAAGAATCCTATAATCGTGCTCTTCTCCAAGAAGCAATTAGGCTTTCGCCTCAACAAATGGAAATCAATATATTTGACTTGTCTGATATCCCTATGTTTAACGAAGACCTTGAAAAGAATGGAGACCCTTCCATTGTCACTAAATTTAAAAAGGCTATTCAAGAGTCCGACGGCTTACTCATTGTAACTCCAGAATATAATGGAGCCGTTCCTGGTGTGTTAAAAAATGCCCTAGATTGGGCTTCTAGAGGTGGAAAAGAAGCCCCTTTGTTAAAAAAACCAATTGCAATTATGGGTGGAACTCCAGGCCGAGCAGGTACTGCACAGGCTCAGGCTCAACTAAGACAAATCTTAACTTCAACTCGTTCGTTAGTTATGGTGGAACCACAAGTATTAATATCTGGAGTACACAACTTATTTAATGAACAGGGTGAATTAGTGGATGAGAGAACTAGTCAATATGTTGAAAGGCTCGTTCATTCTTTTGACAAATGGATAAAACATTTTCAGTAA
- a CDS encoding low temperature requirement protein A codes for MEEKKVTWLELFYDLVFVAAISTATHVLFHVEDGVIHAEYFVKFIIMMIPIWWAWVGQTLFINRFGKDFVHQRLYMIVQMFFVLIMTSSLSVDFDTYYVPFMVGYIGLRVLTAIQYIIVQQYETIHHKKTAQFLGKYFWIGIIVSFSSIFFDSWIRYVIFYLGIFVDILVPIFGRKYLVKAPINIGHLLERFGLLTIILFGELIISTIVVLQPEKGNFESISYAVMSFIVIIAMWWQYFDNIDKKIDKSIKSAGQLIVYGHLIIFITLSMIAASINMIYLHDLNYLFMIGLLFFAVILYFFATTLVFHMYRYEHHRLKYNHLGLFIGLISIFLIIDIMFVVPRLILMMQIAIFFLVYAKVTTT; via the coding sequence ATGGAAGAAAAAAAGGTAACGTGGCTAGAATTATTTTATGACCTAGTTTTTGTAGCGGCTATATCAACTGCAACACACGTACTTTTCCATGTAGAAGACGGTGTTATACACGCAGAATATTTTGTTAAATTTATCATTATGATGATACCCATTTGGTGGGCATGGGTAGGTCAAACTTTATTCATTAACCGTTTCGGAAAAGATTTTGTTCATCAACGGTTGTATATGATTGTACAAATGTTCTTTGTTCTAATTATGACTTCTAGCTTATCTGTTGATTTTGATACCTATTACGTACCATTCATGGTTGGATATATCGGATTAAGAGTACTGACAGCAATCCAATATATAATAGTACAACAGTATGAAACAATACATCATAAAAAGACTGCACAGTTTTTAGGTAAGTACTTTTGGATTGGAATTATCGTATCTTTTTCTTCTATTTTTTTCGATTCATGGATTAGATATGTCATATTTTATTTAGGTATATTTGTGGATATATTAGTTCCTATCTTCGGGAGAAAATATTTAGTTAAAGCACCTATTAACATCGGACATCTATTAGAACGCTTTGGACTTTTGACAATTATCTTGTTCGGTGAATTGATTATTAGCACCATTGTCGTCCTACAGCCTGAAAAAGGGAATTTCGAGTCGATCTCCTATGCTGTTATGTCATTTATAGTTATTATAGCGATGTGGTGGCAATATTTTGATAACATAGATAAAAAAATAGACAAATCGATTAAGTCTGCAGGTCAATTGATTGTATATGGACACCTTATTATATTCATTACGCTAAGTATGATTGCTGCTTCTATCAATATGATTTATTTGCACGATTTAAACTATTTGTTTATGATCGGATTATTATTCTTTGCTGTCATTCTTTACTTTTTTGCAACTACATTGGTTTTTCATATGTATAGGTATGAACATCACCGCTTAAAATATAATCATTTAGGGTTATTCATAGGTTTAATATCAATCTTTTTAATTATAGACATCATGTTTGTAGTACCAAGGCTCATTCTTATGATGCAAATAGCAATATTCTTTTTAGTGTATGCTAAAGTAACAACAACTTAA
- a CDS encoding GNAT family N-acetyltransferase produces the protein MKNILRGVNRFYIEDEGQIIAEITFVNSGAERLIIDHTFVSNQLRGEGVGEALVDKVVNLAREENKKIIPLCPFAKSQFGKKPDYRNVLAH, from the coding sequence ATGAAAAATATATTAAGAGGAGTCAATCGATTTTATATTGAAGATGAAGGTCAAATAATTGCAGAGATCACATTTGTAAACTCTGGTGCGGAGCGATTAATCATTGACCATACGTTCGTATCAAACCAACTACGTGGTGAGGGAGTTGGGGAAGCACTAGTAGATAAGGTAGTCAATCTAGCAAGAGAAGAAAACAAAAAAATTATCCCTTTATGTCCATTTGCTAAAAGTCAATTTGGTAAGAAGCCCGATTATAGGAATGTTCTTGCACACTAA
- a CDS encoding (4Fe-4S)-binding protein, producing MSVEKKRYTGASIDVTFSKERCIHAAKCVRGLPKVFNLKKRPWINADGETVDKIVEVIERCPSGALEYIRKDGGKQETPAYETTIEAASNGPIYIKGNLSIKHKESTIKCTRATLCGCGSSKNSPFCDNSHVNEN from the coding sequence CGTTACATTTTCGAAAGAAAGATGTATTCATGCTGCGAAATGTGTTAGAGGGTTGCCCAAAGTTTTCAACCTTAAAAAAAGACCGTGGATTAATGCCGATGGCGAAACTGTGGATAAAATAGTTGAAGTAATCGAAAGGTGTCCAAGTGGTGCTTTAGAGTATATTAGAAAAGATGGAGGTAAACAAGAAACACCAGCTTATGAAACAACAATCGAAGCTGCATCCAATGGTCCTATCTATATAAAAGGGAACCTATCGATTAAACACAAAGAATCTACAATTAAATGTACACGAGCAACTCTTTGTGGATGTGGTTCTTCTAAAAATAGTCCATTCTGTGATAATAGCCATGTAAATGAAAATTAA